Proteins from one Ahaetulla prasina isolate Xishuangbanna chromosome 2, ASM2864084v1, whole genome shotgun sequence genomic window:
- the SELENOK gene encoding selenoprotein K isoform X2 → MVYISNGQVLDNRSRAPWSLSSITDFFWGIADFIVMFFQSIIHPDLRRGYTSFSSSRYDDGRGPPGFPRRRMGRITHFGGPNPPPMAGGG, encoded by the exons ATGGTTTACATTTCGAACG GACAAGTTTTGGATAACCGGAGTCGGGCTCCATGGAGTTTGTCATCTATAACTGACTTCTTCTGGGGAATAGCAGATTTCATAGTTATGTT TTTTCAGAGCATTATTCACCCAGATTTGAGGAGAGGCTACACATCTTTCTCTTCTTCAAGATACGATGATGGAAGAGG ACCTCCAGGATTTCCTCGTCGTAGAATGGGTCGAATAACCCACTTTGGAGGTCCAAATCCCCCACCAATGGCTGGTGGTGGATGA
- the SELENOK gene encoding selenoprotein K isoform X1, whose product MVYISNGQVLDNRSRAPWSLSSITDFFWGIADFIVMFFQSIIHPDLRRGYTSFSSSRYDDGRGPPGFPRRRMGRITHFGGPNPPPMAGGGUGR is encoded by the exons ATGGTTTACATTTCGAACG GACAAGTTTTGGATAACCGGAGTCGGGCTCCATGGAGTTTGTCATCTATAACTGACTTCTTCTGGGGAATAGCAGATTTCATAGTTATGTT TTTTCAGAGCATTATTCACCCAGATTTGAGGAGAGGCTACACATCTTTCTCTTCTTCAAGATACGATGATGGAAGAGG ACCTCCAGGATTTCCTCGTCGTAGAATGGGTCGAATAACCCACTTTGGAGGTCCAAATCCCCCACCAATGGCTGGTGGTGGATGAGGAAGGTAG